Proteins encoded within one genomic window of Methanobrevibacter arboriphilus JCM 13429 = DSM 1125:
- a CDS encoding right-handed parallel beta-helix repeat-containing protein: MKINKVIISFLLIISLFSGVVIASEVSAAENNIYVSLGGSDSSGNGSSDNPYNSIGKAINQSTDSDKNIINLDEGIYQGDNNTKIEISKFHENQGGSITIIGKGVDKTYIDGSSISYLFNISSNSIVYLHNLTILNCTNINGGAIVNYGTLTITNCNFENNNATQRGGAIWNNGTLVINNSRFKNNQVTTIQGATNKDYGGGAILSHGALEVYDSIFDNNIAANNNIEPGGDGGAGGAILILDNINNVLIYNSTFTRNNARHGGAVMFFDNEKRNQGTKTIDNCTFEENTALYAALAIYSQVTVSNSIFNNNTATGTGSGNRTPGGAAINILYGEYGANATIINCNFTNNKATNLELGSEAGAIGIYNNATALIKDCNFINNTATQGGAIYNSKSNTKIENCNFTDNTATQGGAIWNNNILSINTCNFENNNATQRGGAIWNNGTTTITGTTFKNNQVTTIQGATGQSYGGGAILSHGELSVYDSIFDSNIAASKNEEPGGDGGSGGAILILNNINNVLIYNSTFTRNNARHGGAVMFFDSEKRNQGDKIIDRCTFDDNSALYSTVLIYSRVTVSNSTFNNNTALGLGSGNTAPGAAAINVLYGEYGANATIINCNFTNNKVVDEGKGSEAGAIGIYNNATAYIENCNFINNTAKTGGAIYVNNGILSIISSKFINNTATFVTGSTRNYGGAININTVGIVSIKDSSFINNNATDGGAIYNDGKLNIINSNFTNNTAKNYGAGISNKGIVGSPGIINITGSKFIGNVATNGSAIYSSGNWNNITINNSSFISNNATKGGTIYNTLGTININASEFISNNASEGGAICNYGGESSVLNIANSNFISNNATQGGAIYNAAPSAYTSRCIVNINDSNFENNSVLERGGAIWNNGLLKLKNNTMTNCFASTDGHYIYNNGSIDTVKLTLLKNETIKIIKGNISLYVLVTDDKGNNISGGNFTFLLGDERFNAVVSEGLAKYDLSINNLGKYILSGEYYANYTKGNLISLYTSEILVVKNTSININSVTGKRGVLFNLIATLKDEDGNPISDKVVKFYVNNVYVGNSITNVNGIAKFSYISYSYGKLIVKTVFEGDNNHISSENNRGINVANAKVIWKVNNKMNKSTIQSIINKAASKDIILFAKGTYKGLTLSISKPLNLRTNGTVNLKGINKKGTAIKVNTNATGTSIRGFSIQNYQNGIYNKAKSLNINNNKIYSNAKYGIYNIGKDTLIRENTLKSNIKGIYSSVKSTIKYNILKNCKYGLILSKTAKSVTVYINTVYKNSKIGICILGSKNNILKNKISYHKYGIYVKGIKNTISKNTFTKNTIRIVKR, translated from the coding sequence TTGAAAATTAATAAGGTAATAATAAGTTTTTTACTTATAATAAGTTTATTTTCAGGTGTTGTTATAGCATCAGAAGTTTCAGCAGCTGAAAATAATATTTATGTTTCTCTTGGTGGAAGTGATTCATCAGGGAATGGATCAAGTGATAATCCCTACAATTCAATAGGTAAGGCCATCAATCAATCAACAGATTCCGATAAGAACATTATTAATTTAGATGAAGGAATCTATCAAGGCGATAATAACACGAAAATTGAAATTAGTAAGTTTCATGAAAATCAAGGAGGAAGTATCACTATTATAGGTAAGGGAGTTGACAAAACTTACATTGATGGAAGTTCAATTTCATACCTATTTAACATAAGTTCAAACTCTATTGTTTATTTACACAATTTAACAATTTTAAATTGTACAAACATAAATGGAGGAGCAATAGTTAATTATGGTACTTTAACAATAACAAATTGTAACTTTGAAAATAATAATGCAACACAAAGAGGAGGAGCAATCTGGAACAATGGGACATTAGTTATTAATAATTCAAGATTTAAAAATAACCAAGTAACTACAATCCAAGGAGCAACAAATAAAGATTATGGAGGAGGAGCAATACTTTCCCATGGTGCTTTAGAAGTTTATGACTCAATTTTTGACAACAATATTGCTGCAAATAATAATATAGAGCCAGGAGGCGACGGAGGAGCAGGAGGAGCAATCCTCATACTCGACAACATAAACAACGTACTAATATATAATTCCACATTCACAAGAAACAACGCACGCCACGGCGGAGCAGTAATGTTCTTTGACAATGAAAAAAGAAACCAAGGAACTAAAACTATAGATAACTGTACATTCGAAGAAAATACAGCACTATATGCAGCATTAGCAATATATTCACAAGTAACAGTATCCAATAGTATATTCAATAACAATACAGCAACAGGAACAGGGTCAGGGAACAGAACACCTGGAGGAGCAGCAATAAATATACTTTACGGAGAATACGGAGCAAACGCAACAATCATAAACTGTAACTTTACAAATAATAAAGCAACCAACCTAGAATTAGGTTCAGAAGCAGGAGCAATAGGAATATATAACAATGCAACAGCACTCATAAAAGATTGTAACTTCATAAACAACACAGCAACACAAGGAGGAGCAATATACAACTCCAAATCAAACACTAAAATAGAAAACTGTAATTTCACAGACAATACAGCAACACAAGGAGGAGCAATCTGGAACAACAACATACTATCCATTAATACTTGTAACTTTGAAAATAATAATGCAACACAACGAGGAGGAGCAATCTGGAACAATGGAACAACAACCATAACAGGTACTACCTTCAAAAACAACCAAGTAACTACAATCCAAGGAGCAACAGGTCAAAGCTATGGAGGAGGAGCAATACTTTCCCATGGTGAATTAAGTGTTTATGATTCTATTTTCGATAGTAATATTGCTGCAAGCAAAAATGAAGAACCTGGAGGAGATGGAGGCTCAGGAGGAGCAATCCTCATACTCAACAACATAAACAACGTACTAATATATAATTCCACATTCACAAGAAACAACGCACGCCACGGCGGAGCAGTAATGTTCTTTGACAGCGAAAAAAGAAACCAAGGAGATAAAATTATAGATAGATGTACTTTTGATGATAATAGTGCATTATACAGTACTGTTCTTATCTACTCAAGAGTCACTGTATCCAATAGTACTTTTAATAATAATACTGCATTAGGTCTAGGTTCAGGGAATACTGCACCTGGAGCAGCTGCAATAAATGTACTTTACGGAGAATACGGAGCAAACGCAACAATTATAAACTGTAATTTCACAAACAACAAAGTAGTCGATGAAGGAAAAGGATCTGAAGCAGGAGCAATAGGAATATATAATAATGCAACAGCTTACATAGAAAATTGTAACTTCATAAACAACACAGCAAAAACTGGAGGAGCTATTTATGTTAATAATGGTATTTTATCTATCATTAGCTCTAAATTCATAAATAATACTGCAACATTTGTGACAGGTAGTACAAGAAATTATGGTGGTGCAATAAATATTAATACAGTTGGAATTGTAAGTATTAAAGACTCTAGCTTTATTAATAACAATGCAACTGACGGTGGTGCTATCTATAATGATGGAAAGTTAAACATTATTAACTCCAATTTCACAAACAATACTGCAAAAAATTATGGTGCTGGTATAAGTAATAAAGGTATTGTGGGTTCACCAGGTATTATAAATATTACTGGTTCTAAATTTATAGGCAATGTTGCAACTAACGGAAGTGCTATCTACAGTAGTGGAAATTGGAATAATATAACAATAAATAATTCTAGTTTTATTAGTAACAATGCAACTAAGGGAGGTACTATATATAATACATTGGGAACTATAAATATTAATGCATCTGAGTTTATTAGTAATAATGCATCTGAAGGTGGTGCTATATGCAATTATGGTGGTGAAAGCAGCGTTTTAAATATTGCTAATTCTAATTTTATTAGTAATAATGCAACTCAGGGCGGCGCTATATATAATGCCGCACCTTCTGCTTATACTAGTAGATGTATTGTTAATATTAATGATTCTAATTTCGAAAATAATAGTGTATTAGAAAGAGGAGGAGCAATATGGAACAATGGATTGTTAAAACTTAAAAATAATACAATGACTAATTGTTTTGCTTCTACTGATGGACATTATATATACAATAATGGATCAATTGATACTGTAAAATTAACTTTACTAAAGAATGAGACTATTAAAATTATAAAAGGAAATATAAGTTTATATGTTTTAGTTACTGATGATAAAGGAAATAATATTTCTGGAGGTAATTTCACATTTTTATTAGGTGATGAAAGATTTAATGCAGTAGTAAGTGAAGGTTTAGCAAAATATGATTTAAGCATAAATAATTTAGGCAAATATATTCTGTCTGGTGAATATTATGCAAATTATACTAAAGGAAATTTAATTTCCCTATATACTTCAGAAATTTTAGTAGTTAAAAACACTAGTATAAATATAAATTCTGTTACTGGTAAAAGGGGAGTATTGTTTAATCTGATTGCTACTTTAAAAGATGAAGATGGTAATCCTATTTCTGATAAAGTTGTTAAATTTTATGTGAACAATGTATATGTTGGCAATAGCATTACTAATGTTAATGGAATAGCTAAATTTAGTTATATTTCATATTCATATGGTAAATTAATTGTAAAAACTGTGTTTGAGGGAGATAATAATCATATATCTTCTGAAAACAATAGAGGAATCAATGTAGCGAATGCTAAAGTTATATGGAAAGTTAACAATAAGATGAATAAAAGTACAATACAATCTATAATTAACAAAGCTGCCTCTAAAGACATTATACTTTTTGCAAAAGGAACTTATAAAGGATTAACACTATCAATATCTAAACCTTTAAATCTAAGAACTAATGGTACTGTTAATTTAAAAGGAATTAATAAAAAAGGAACAGCTATAAAAGTTAATACCAATGCTACTGGAACAAGTATCAGAGGATTTTCAATACAGAACTATCAAAACGGTATTTATAATAAAGCAAAGTCACTTAATATAAATAACAACAAGATTTATTCAAATGCAAAATATGGTATTTATAATATAGGCAAAGATACTTTAATAAGGGAAAACACATTAAAATCTAATATTAAAGGAATATACTCTAGTGTTAAATCAACAATAAAATATAATATCTTGAAAAATTGTAAGTATGGACTTATACTCTCTAAAACTGCTAAAAGTGTTACTGTATATATAAATACTGTATATAAAAATTCAAAAATTGGAATTTGTATTCTAGGAAGTAAAAATAATATCTTAAAAAATAAAATTTCATACCATAAGTACGGAATATATGTTAAAGGGATTAAAAATACTATTTCAAAGAATACATTCACCAAAAATACAATAAGGATAGTTAAAAGGTGA
- the map gene encoding type II methionyl aminopeptidase, with the protein MIESYEKAGKIVSQVRKDAIKIIKDELLILDLVEFVENEIEKAGAGIAFPCNVSVNEMTAHYTAPFNDKTKITTGDLVKLDLGAHIDGYIADSAITVMVPGKGLEEKYDDDIINKNKEMIESSDAGLEAAINTVKPGVEIGKIGKAVQEAINSYGFNPISNLTGHSLEQWNLHSGLSIPSVDDKSTTKLKEGDVIAIEPFATDGVGWVTDTPNTYIFRFLKDKPFRMAHTTKVLSEIKTNYNTLPFSIRWLTKKFNPNRLNSSMRQLSQAMAIYPYPALKEKTNCWVSQSEHTVIVEGDSCTITTK; encoded by the coding sequence ATGATAGAATCATATGAAAAAGCTGGAAAAATCGTTTCACAAGTCAGAAAAGATGCAATTAAGATTATAAAAGATGAGTTACTAATATTAGACTTAGTAGAATTTGTAGAAAATGAAATTGAAAAAGCAGGAGCAGGAATAGCATTCCCCTGTAATGTTTCTGTAAATGAAATGACCGCTCATTATACCGCCCCATTTAATGATAAGACAAAAATAACTACTGGAGATTTAGTAAAATTAGATTTAGGAGCACATATTGATGGTTATATAGCTGATTCTGCAATAACAGTAATGGTTCCTGGAAAAGGTTTAGAAGAAAAATATGATGATGATATTATAAATAAAAATAAAGAAATGATTGAAAGTTCAGATGCTGGGCTTGAAGCAGCTATTAATACAGTGAAACCAGGTGTTGAAATTGGTAAGATAGGCAAAGCTGTTCAAGAAGCTATAAATAGTTATGGATTTAATCCAATATCTAATTTAACAGGACATAGTTTAGAACAATGGAATTTACATTCTGGTTTATCAATTCCTAGTGTTGATGATAAAAGCACAACAAAATTAAAAGAAGGAGATGTAATAGCTATAGAACCATTTGCAACAGATGGGGTTGGTTGGGTAACCGATACTCCCAATACATATATATTTAGATTTTTAAAGGATAAACCTTTCAGGATGGCACATACTACAAAAGTTCTAAGTGAAATAAAAACAAACTATAATACACTGCCATTTTCTATTAGATGGTTAACAAAAAAATTCAATCCAAATCGATTAAATAGTTCCATGAGGCAACTTTCACAAGCAATGGCAATATATCCATATCCTGCACTAAAAGAAAAAACTAATTGTTGGGTTTCTCAAAGTGAACATACTGTTATTGTTGAAGGAGACAGTTGTACTATAACAACCAAATAA